Genomic window (Helianthus annuus cultivar XRQ/B chromosome 3, HanXRQr2.0-SUNRISE, whole genome shotgun sequence):
tgTTATACCTTCTTTCAGTGTTTTAAGTTTATGTTCTGTTATAACTTCTGAAGTTCCGGTGGGTCCCAACATTCGGACCTACCGCTCTtatatttttctttaaatttaaaaaataatttatataaaCGGGTTTAGGACATGCTAATACAATTTTGAAGGTGTCAAAATGGGTTCAACCTGTTTATAATACACATAACACGTTTAACTTATCGTGTTAAATAAGTTAAAAAGGCTGACACGACACACTTATTAAAACAACGTGGTTCTATAAATAACCGAATACATTTATTGTACTACGGGTTCAACTTTCCTAACCCATTTCAGTAGGTAGCTTTTTCTTGCCAGATTGGTCAACCTAGAATCAAGAAATACATATGATGgtaattaaataaacaatacCGGAATTGAACTCATGCTAAAATCCAAAACAACTACAAATTTACAATAACCAAAGAAAATGAAATGTGTCGAGAATGTAAATGCTTTGATGAAGAAACTCGCGAGACATGTTTGGAGAATGTATATGTCTTGAAGGAAAAGTTATACTAACTAAAATACATATTGGTAATCATATAAACAATACCCCAATAAAACTCATGCTAAAATTGCAAAATAACTTGAAAACTATAGTAGCATAACAAAATGAAATGTTTCCAGAAAGTATATATGTGTTGATGAATCGCGATAAATGTTTGGAGATCCATATGTTTTGGTGAAAAAAAGTTATAACCAAATAAAAAAGCCATTATGTTTTAAGCAATAATTTAGATCTTGTAGTAACATatataagaccatgcgtagtgggcgatattttttcaaaatttgccACCAAACACGCCCCCTCCCCACCCTctgggcattattgggcgttattGTTCAAAAAAGCCCCTCAGGCGTTTTTTAAATCACGCTTTGTGCAAAAGTGAAGGGCCAATCACATTTAATCTTCCTTTTTCTTGGCCAATAgcttttttttgttgggtttttttatttttatttaattcgttacacccttttaacataatgcccacatccccactacacccattttagaaaaacgcccaataatgtcCTTTGCTGACTGTACTGCCACATGGTGGAAAACGccaagggtgggggcattattcacccttaccactacGCGTGGTTTAAGAGAATGAACACTAgatcaaaatgtagtgtaatacATGACAGTGAGCTATTTTATAGGTGTCATCTTATGTAATATACAGTGTTTAAGTTGAATACAAAGTataacgcaaaaaaaaaaaaaaaaaaaaaaaaaaaaaacgtattgGTGTTGTTGAGATGCTTATTTAATTGTGCCACGTCATTCGTGCTATCGAACCAATTTAATCGTGCAAAATGTTTTATTTTGTGTAACCCATTTATTGATCACGTTCATCTTAGTGTACAAAATGGCATGTTTAGTTAAACCTCATGTTTGAGTCCAATAGTCGTGTTAAACGTTTCATGTCAAACATGACTCGATTAACATAACACAACACTCATACCTTGTCAATCAATGTTAAACATAACCATAAAATGTTAAACATAGTCGTAGTACCATTTCACCTAGTACATGTCTGGATTTTCCATAGTCTTGGTACGTAGCTCTTGTTCTTCCAGTTGAAGAACGACATTGTTGAAGTTTGAAGTTGTGTAGGTGtgctttttttttttgagtaaacttccgttttgctccctgtggtttggtcactttaacggttttgctccaaagtGGTTATATACAACAATACCCAAACAACCAAACCCTAGCCTTCTTCAGCAGCAGAGTTTCTTCAACAACTCTATAATGGTAATCCGATTCTCATTACAATGGCATCGATTTCTTTCCACCAATTCAATCTAATCCTTATCATCATCTTCTGTTGTTTTAGGCGGATGTTGAAGTTGACGTTGCGGCAGCCGGAGCACCGAAGAAGAGAACGTTTAAGAAGTTTTCGTTCAGAGGAGTGGATTTGGATGCTCTGCTTGATATGTCTACTGATGAGCTTGTTAAGCTCTTCACTGCTCGTGCTCGCAGAAGGTTTGTTTTCATTTTTGTGAAATGATTCCGAATTTGAATcgatttgtttttttaattgaattTGTGGTTTGATAGGTTTCAGAGAGGTTTGAAGAGGAAACCTATGGCTTTGATCAAGAAGCTCCGCAAAGCTGTATGTTTCCTTCACTATTTTACGATGAATTTATTTTAATTATCTATTCTGTTAGTAATATGCTTTAGATTATATACAATTACATGATTTTGTTCTGTTACTAATATGTTCTGTTAGATTATATACAATTACAtgatttaaaaaagaaaataagtCAGAATGGGCTGGGGATTTTGTAAAgatgggttaggatgggttttTAACTAGCCCTAGTTTGTCTCGTACGTCGATAGGGGTCTTCAACATTCTCCGGCTATGAGACAACTCCGTACGTTGGCTTTCTCGGTGTCGCAGCTGCCCTAGTTTTCTCCTCTAAGTTAATCCAATCATTTCGATTCGTTCAATTTGTAAATTGACCGATCTAATATCGAGATCGATTTGGAAAGATCTGTTTTTTACATTGATCTTGTAGCGTAGGTTTGAGAATTGAATTTAAAAAGTTATTTGATTGTTCTGTTTTAGGATAGATTTAAATTTGGAAAACCTAACAGATGAACACAGTCTATGAGACTGCGCTTTGTTGAATACGACTCGTTAGTCATTATTTTATAGGCTTGTAAGCGATCTGATCGTTTAGTGAACTGTTTGTGCACGTTCGGCTGAAGGTTCGTTTAGAGCACAGATTTTTTGTGTAtatagttaaatgaacaaacatattACATAAACACATGTCACACGGTTGTGAACTGTTTACGTACATTCGTTTATGTTTACACTTGTctatgtttgttttgttttggatCATTTATATATTCATTTAACTTTTTTTAGAAACATTACAATTTAGTCTAGTTTTAGGAAATTAAAATATCAGCCGCCACAATTTAGTCTAGTTTCATCATTCTTTTCAAGCCCAACAAATTGATGCTCATGtttactttttatttggttattgcTCGgttatgtttgttcatttatgttagTTTGTTTACCTTCACGTTAACggttactgaattataaagaTTGATTTCTAATGTTTTGAATAGTTTGTTTGTAGTTTTGTATTTTCTGTTTAATTTAAAATCCTATATCTATCTCATGTTTTTTGTTTGATTCAAACTTGTGTTTTTTGCTCTTCAAGACTGTAAATATTTGTGTTGATGGCATATATTTTTACTATCTTTGAAATGTAAATGTTCATTAAAACAGAAACGTGAGGCACCAGCCGGTGAGAAGCCAGAGCTAGTGAAGACCCACTTGAGAAACATGATCATCGTTCCAGAAATGATCGGGAGTGTTGTCGGTGTTTACAATGGCAAGACGTTCAACCAGATTGAAATCAAGCCGGAGATGATCGGCCACTACCTTGCTGAATTCTCTATTTCATACAAGCCTGTGAAGCACGGTAGACCCGGTATTGGTGCTACCCACTCCTCCAGGTTTATTCCATTGAAGTGAGATCTTTTTTTCGACAAGTCCGTCTATGTTAACCATGATTGGTACCAAAGACTGATTTTTTTTGTTCTCTGAATCTGTTAGTTTGTTCTCCTTTCACAAATTTAAGACATGTTTTTAAGGATCTTTTTCAAACTTTTTGTGATAGATACCCTGTTATTTTTTATCTGCTTTAGTCTATTAAGTTATAGTTTATGGATGTCATTAATTTTTGAGGTTAGCGTGAACAACAGCCTTTGTTCTAGCTCTTTTTGAAAGATGGATGGTTTCTGTAGTGCATTAGAATATGCACGGAAATGAACTCCATTCACCATAAACTATCCTAAGATAAAACCACAGACTTATAAGTTATAACAACCCATCCCTCAAAATCCCATAAAGCCCCCTTATTCAAATACCATTCAAAATTATCACAAAATCCTCCCTTCACTCACACCAATAACCATAACAGACTGCATGATCAATTGCAATAAAACCCCACTCTTTCGAATTATCCTATAATAGCAAGTCAAACTCTACCTTGGATTGAACATGTGACCCATACTAGCTTTGATAGCTATTCTTGACCCTCTTGCACTTTTTACAATTTTTTGAACCTACAAGCCGTCCTAAGATCTATACAAATTATGGTACctttttttaatatgtatgaaagtGGTTTGATAAGGCCATCCGTCAGGGGCGGACTTAGCCTTAACCGGGGGGTAacctccgctacggcttggctcggaaaaatttgacgtttttagtgtaaattttggaaaaatttgatgttttttcgatttcgttacggcttatttataaaacgttacggcttggcgtgaatcctagatccgccactgccatccgtagtcataaagcccctttgtgggcgttatgcgacacgtgtcatgccacgtcacacaggggctttatggggtGTTATGTCACTAGAGCACGTAGTCATAAAGTttctacccatcattacctaattattaattttattaattataaaaaccctTAACTAATTTTTGATTGGTCAAACTTTTAAAAATCCCCTCCATCACGCCGCGAAGGAGATGACGCTACCATCTTTTTTGTCCGATAAAGCCCCTCATCGCGGTGTAGAGGGAGCCATTGGGCGCTTTGTTTGGCTTTTTGGGGCATATAGCGCCCCACTATAGGTGCTTTAAGAATAAAACTAAAGTATTGGAGGATAGATAAATGGTGTTTAATCTCCCTAAGAAAATAACTAGAATATTAGAGGAAAGCTAAATGGTGTTGAATAAGATAGCAATTGTATACTTTCGTCCACCTTATCAGTCCCGCCTTCCCCGGTGGGTGCCACGAGACTTTTTTTTTTAATCGCAATTCACTCGAAGCATAGTTTGCACTACAATTTCTTGGAAGCTCTACTTAGACAGTTTCACCAGGGTACTTATTGACTTGTCTAGAGCAAGTATGCTGCTGATGCATAAGGCAACGTGACACCTGCTGAATCATCTCATTTTCAGCTAGGCCTCACACACAAAATTAACTtccttttttatttcttttttgaTCAGTGACATAAGAAGCATTGTCATCATATCCAAAAAGTCCCCATTCTAACCATTTCTAAGAAGCATAGTTGTCGGTGTGCCGATGATCAGTGTCGTATAAAAATAATTGTTCGTGAGTTGAAAAGTTAACAAAGAGAAAAGTCCGAGCTTCTCTCTCCATAATGGGCGAGGTATGAGAAAAAAATCGTTCTAATAGCTATTTAACGTATAATATTGAAAATGTGTAAAAACATGTAACTGATCCACGAGGTAAGAAGTACAAACCATTTAGTAAAAACGTATAATAAGTTGTTAATTCTCAACCAATTGTGAATGATCACCTTTGTAAGACGACACACGTTTAATCATTTCCGACGTTCGGTTCAAGTTTATTTTCTAAACCATATTTTTATCCGTACACCACCCTTACGACGGACACGATGTCACATGTCACATCATAGGGGCCATGTGACAAAGGCATGTATTGAAAGTCGAAAAAATGTTCTTCCGACTTTATGAATCATATCATTGTCACGACACAAAATCACTTGGTATACATCCTGTGTGTATACCGGTATCAGCGGCCTTTATAAAAGTGCTATTTTAATAAAATTATACATACACAAGtgtagggtagggttccagcgtgaacaacctcccaagcgtgaactgcgtgaactgacctggaccattgatttcctttttagttgctAAGGGTATGAtggtaattatataaaaaattagatttaaatcattattttaataattgaattaaattACATCTTTCCAATTTTAAAATCATTATCCAcaatatcttttatttcatttttattttttcaaatttcaccaccagaattcggattatgatttttaagatccacgtaaccttcatatttcaacggtgtgcacatgtgtacttggatatgaATTGAACAGTCATGTACTCAGCatggtacatatgtgtaattagctatataatacatacatataaacaaaacCTGTTAAACTAGTTTATTATAAGCATATAACAAGTTACATAATGTTTGCCAAACAAAAAAAGaacatacaattacaagttccagtttcgtgaaaataataaacgcaacataatcggaaaaataaaaaagacatagtcttttacaactattcgccgcgttgtatgctgaatcatccttatcgaccaagcaaacaaacatacgtgaatcatccttatcgacctcatacgtgaatcatccttatcgaccttccatctccacttttctcgtttacgacgtctcctataataacacaaaaaactcagcaattagtactttgcataattcacaagggtgcatcaacaactttacacatttaatacacaaaaaaatatgagatatcacaaaaacagacgttatacacatgtgtacatcgcattaaaaacatagcaaagtcagaatacacatgtgtacagcaccttaaaaacatagcaaaatcagaatacacatgtgtacagcgccttaaaactagatcaaaatcagaatacacatgtgtacagcgccttaaaaacaagcaaaatcagaatacacatgtgtacagcgccttaaGAACAGAGCAACATCAGATCAACCGGTGATAAACATCAGAAAACAAAgctaaattaaaaaaatgaacTCCAAAAAACTTAAATCGGAACCCTAATAGTCCAGCAGATCAgtaaatcaaaaaaaaaattacgaaTTTTGGAGTTACTTACTTTATGTCGGTGATCGATTCTGGATATTCTGGACCGCCGGTGGATAACCAGAATCGGCCTTCAATTCTGACATAGAACTTCATCTAAACTTGATTTAACATCAATAAGCACAAGAATAGTCACCAAATCTGGAAACCTTCACACAAGATTTTGAGATTAAATCTCAGATATACCTCAAAACAGAGCCGAAAGGCCACAAATCAGGTCCTCGACTTCGTCGTTGATCAGATGAAAAACGAAAGGCCACCAAATTCTTGAGTTCAGATCTAGAATTCATTTATCGAGAACCACCAATCAACACCCGGATTCAAATCGTCAGTTAATCGAGAGTAGATGATCCCTAACAATAAGTTTATTCAAGATCTTAACAGCAGAAGTACTCTAGCAAACTCAACGAGCCTTTAGCAACAGCGGAAGAAACCAAATCGAACAATCACCAATGGACCAGAGCACTGcggtgatgaagatgaagatggagGTGGAGGTGGCCGGCGATGATGGTTGCTGGTTTACGGCGGACCATGATCTAGGGTTGAATATGGTAGTTTACGGcagtgatgaagatgaagatggagAGAACGACTTTTTCTAGATCTAGGGTTCAATATTATGGTTAATTGATTTGTGAGAGAGAACTAAAATTATGCAATCAATTTTAGTtggaaattacacatatacccttttttatttaattaaatggaaaaaattaaccaaataattaccatcatgccactcactttaatctcaagatcataaaaatcaagggcccagatcagttcacgcagttcacgctggagaaattgttcacgtttgaacctaatcccaCAAGTGTATATGtgttattattttataaataataaagaaGAATACTGTATGTATTATCTGAATCTGGTTATACATGATATACCATAACCGTTAGAAAAAAAGGAATCCCAAGCACTCCCGGCGTGACGATGCAATTGGTAGTGCGCACGGTAGCATTACAATATGAATATGCGCCTTTTCGTCCTTTTTTCTCACTCCTAACAATATTCATCTGCATCTCTTCACTTCACCAACGGTAATCTTCATCCTTTCAGGTTAGGGTTTCAAATTTCTCATCACAGATCCATTATTATACCGATTTGATTCAAATTATAACTATCTGTTATGTCTTATTCGTTACGATCCATCCTATTTTATCAAATTTCGTTTTATCCGTTGTTTGATTTCCTCTGGTTAGGTTTACGGTGTTCTCTAGGGTTTTTAAGTTGAGAATTTAGAGATTTAATTAGTTGTGAGATCTAACAGAGAACGTTGTGTTGATCAGGATGTGATGTGATGATCTCTATACTTATGGTAGATATTGTATAGTAAGAGTGCTTTTGGATGTGCAATTAAACTGCTTATTTGGGGAAAAAAGGTGATCTAGATTCTAAATTAGGGTTATACAATCAGATTTGGAGGATCAGATTGTATTGAGATAAATTTGGAAAATCATACTTACCTTATTTACCTATAGTTTTTTTGATATTCGGATTGCAGTTCATTAAGTTGCATTAATCTCTATCGGACTGCGTGAACACGCACAATAAGGCTTAACTAGAGTGAAAACGATTGCTTGAAACTTTGATGTACGAGTTACTAGAAGGCAAATTGTATGTTATTGTGTCAATTATAAAATATAGATGTAACTTATGCGTAAAGGGGGAAGTATGATCTTAGCACTAGTTTTTAAAAATCAAGGTAGCAATTAGCATTGGCTCCATTGTTTCTCATTTATGTTCAAAGTACAAAACAAAACACCACTAAGGGTGTGCGGGGTGGGTTAGGCCACCCCCTTCGCAACCAGGGGCGGATCTACCATTGATCAAGGGGgagcctccgctaccgcttggtcggaaagtttttgacgtttttagtgtaaattttgacgttttttcgatttcgttaccgcctatttataaaacgttcccgcttggtcagaatcctagatccgccactgtcgGCAACCACCTTGAC
Coding sequences:
- the LOC110930975 gene encoding 40S ribosomal protein S15-4, encoding MADVEVDVAAAGAPKKRTFKKFSFRGVDLDALLDMSTDELVKLFTARARRRFQRGLKRKPMALIKKLRKAKREAPAGEKPELVKTHLRNMIIVPEMIGSVVGVYNGKTFNQIEIKPEMIGHYLAEFSISYKPVKHGRPGIGATHSSRFIPLK